One Alligator mississippiensis isolate rAllMis1 chromosome 1, rAllMis1, whole genome shotgun sequence genomic window carries:
- the ZBED1 gene encoding E3 SUMO-protein ligase ZBED1 codes for MENKSLEGSPSDLKLVAHPRAKSKVWKYFGFDTNAEGCILQWKKIYCRICMAQIAYSGNTSNLSYHLEKNHPDEFCEFVKSNTEQMREAFATAFSKLKPESSQQVVQDTLIMKTNHNYENKKHQELTSAVISLICEGMYPASIVDEPTFKALLRTADPRYELPSRKYFCTKAIPEKYNAIREIVLKELTEVLWCGISTDMWRSENQNRSYVTVAVHFLSSSPSNSLAVNSRCLKTFEVPEENTAETITRVLYETFIEWGINTKVFGATTDYGKDIVKACSLLDIPVQMPCLGYTFNAGIQQAFQLPKLCGLLARCRKLVEYFQQSTVAMYMLSEKQKQQNALHCMLVSDRVSWWGSTLAMLQRLKEQQFVIAAVLVEDSNNHHLMLEASEWNTIEGLVELLQPFKQVAEMMSASKYPTISMVKPLLHMLLNTTLNIKETDLKEISMAKEVIAKELSTTYQHTPEIDMFLNVATFLDPRYKKLPFLSAFERQQVENRVVEEAKSLLEKVKENTFRPEEKFFTVSEEPPVKKVIISSTPPPTSAINNMLAEIFCQTGGVEDQEEWHAQIVEELSNFKSQKVLGLNEDPLKWWSDRLALFPVLPKVLQKYWCILATRVFPERLFGSSANVVSAKRNRLAPAHVDEQIFLYENTRNGSEAEPEDEDEGEWGLEQEQIFNLNDSVNVNSNFFNIRDSGFV; via the coding sequence ATGGAGAATAAAAGCTTAGAAGGTTCCCCATCAGACCTAAAGTTAGTGGCTCACCCACGTGCAAAGAGTAAAGTATGGAAGTACTTTGGGTTTGATACCAATGCAGAAGGATGCATATTACAGTGGAAGAAGATCTACTGCCGCATTTGCATGGCACAGATTGCCTATTCAGGAAACACATCCAACCTTTCATACCACCTTGAGAAAAATCACCCAGATGAGTTCTGCGAATTTGTGAAAAGTAACACTGAACAAATGAGGGAAGCCTTTGCTACTGCATTTTCAAAACTGAAGCCAGAATCATCACAGCAGGTTGTTCAAGATACTTTAATTATGAAGACCAACCACAACTatgaaaacaaaaagcatcaagAGCTGACTTCTGCTGTGATTAGCTTAATTTGTGAGGGCATGTATCCTGCCTCTATTGTTGATGAACCCACATTCAAAGCCCTCTTGAGAACAGCTGATCCCAGATACGAACTTCCTAGCAGGAAATATTTCTGTACAAAAGCAATTCCTGAAAAATATAATGCTATTAGAGAAATTGTGTTAAAAGAACTCACTGAAGTTTTGTGGTGTGGCATATCCACTGACATGTGGAGGAGTGAAAACCAGAATAGATCTTACGTAACTGTTGCAGTTCATTTTCTCAGCAGTAGCCCTTCTAACAGCCTGGCTGTTAACTCGCGGTGTTTAAAAACATTTGAAGTGCCAGAAGAAAATACTGCAGAGACTATTACCCGTGTCCTTTATGAAACCTTCATTGAATGGGGGATCAATACAAAAGTTTTTGGTGCTACAACAGATTATGGTAAAGACATTGTAAAAGCCTGCTCCCTCCTAGATATTCCAGTACAAATGCCTTGTTTGGGGTACACTTTTAATGCAGGAATACAACAAGCTTTTCAGCTTCCAAAACTCTGTGGCCTTCTTGCCAGGTGTCGTAAACTGGTGGAATATTTCCAGCAGTCCACTGTAGCAATGTATATGTTAAGTGAGAAGCAAAAGCAGCAAAATGCTCTTCACTGCATGCTTGTAAGTGATCGTGTTTCGTGGTGGGGAAGCACCCTTGCCATGCTGCAACGTCTTAAGGAACAACAGTTTGTAATTGCAGCTGTTCTTGTGGAGGACAGCAATAACCACCATCTGATGTTGGAAGCAAGTGAGTGGAATACAATTGAAGGCCTGGTGGAACTATTACAGCCATTCAAGCAGGTTGCTGAGATGATGTCTGCATCAAAATATCCAACAATAAGTATGGTGAAACCCCTCCTCCACATGCTTCTGAATACCACATTGAACATCAAAGAAACTGATCTGAAAGAAATCAGTATGGCCAAGGAAGTCATAGCCAAAGAATTATCAACAACTTATCAGCACACACCTGAAATAGACATGTTTCTCAATGTTGCAACTTTCCTGGATCCTCGTTACAAAAAACTACCTTTCCTTTCAGCATTTGAGCGGCAGCAAGTTGAAAATAGAGTGGTAGAGGAAGCAAAAAGTCTTCtggaaaaagtaaaagaaaacacatttaGACCTGAAGAGAAGTTCTTCACTGTGTCAGAAGAGCCACCAGTGAAGAAAGTAATCATCTCTtctaccccaccccccaccagtgcAATCAATAACATGCTTGCTGAAATCTTTTGCCAGACAGGAGGTGTGGAAGACCAAGAGGAATGGCACGCTCAGATTGTTGAGGAATTGAGCAACTTTAAGTCACAAAAGGTCCTTGGTTTAAATGAAGACCCACTTAAGTGGTGGTCTGACAGACTAGCATTATTTCCTGTTTTACCAAAGGTACTTCAGAAATATTGGTGTATTTTGGCCACAAGGGTCTTCCCCGAACGCCTCTTTGGTTCCTCTGCTAATGTTGTAAGTGCTAAGAGGAACCGTTTAGCCCCAGCTCATGTTGATGAACAGATCTTTTTGTATGAGAACACTCGTAATGGGTCTGAAGCAGAAcctgaagatgaagatgaagggGAGTGGGGCTTGGAACAGGAacaaatttttaatttaaatgactCAGTAAATGTAAACAGCAATTTCTTTAATATCCGAGACAGTGGGTTCGTTTAG